A single region of the Anaerolineae bacterium genome encodes:
- a CDS encoding molybdopterin molybdenumtransferase MoeA: MLSVEEALERVLSLVRPLPLEEVPILDALDRVLGEDIVSDINIPPFQNSAMDGYAVRSADVADASPANPVRLRVIGDLAAGYA, encoded by the coding sequence ATGTTATCGGTGGAAGAGGCCCTGGAGCGAGTGTTATCGCTGGTGCGCCCTCTTCCCCTGGAAGAGGTTCCGATACTTGATGCGCTGGATCGTGTGCTGGGGGAGGATATCGTTTCGGATATCAACATTCCTCCTTTTCAGAATTCCGCCATGGATGGCTATGCGGTGCGTTCTGCGGATGTGGCGGATGCCTCGCCGGCCAACCCCGTGCGTTTGCGCGTCATCGGGGACCTGGCCGCCGGCTACGCG